TTTGTATTTCTCCAATTAATGGATATGATGGCTTGAGCACCAAGCAATATGGCATGCTGATAGATGGCTGGTGTATCATAGCCTGTATCCATAATGTAATATGATGGTTTGAATAAGTTTTCATAATCTTCTTTAAGCTTATTCATGAGTGGTATTGCCATTACCATATCTGCTATATTTGCAGGGGTTATGATATACCCTAATGGTATACCGCTTGTTGTATCAACTACGGCGTGCATCTTCCAGCCAAACCATTTTATCATATTACCGTTGGTATCTTGCTTGGCACCCCAGTGAGGAAACTCAGGATTGTTTTCCGGTATCCTCGATTTTGGTATAGCATGCTCAAAAGCATCAATTTTTGATGCATCAATAGAAACGTGAGTACCATCAATAAGTCCCAAGGTTTTAGCTCTACGTACCATTCGGCGAAAAGTCTTTTCAAGCACATTTGTTTTAGAAAGCTTTTCAATAAATCTTGAAAAAGTTGCTGCACTGGGTGTTTTACCAACAGCATCAAAACCACAGGTTACTCTTAAAACAGGGTCGGTTTTTAACCTTTTAACCAATGCCTTAACGGTAGGAAGTTGTTCAATCTGCATTGCAAGCAAGGCATTGAGCAAGCTGGAATATGAAAAACCTTTAGGACCTCGCTTGCTGGCATCAATTTTAAAAGCTTCAAGCATAATTGAATAATCAACAAATGTTAAAATAGCTTGTAATTTTGTTAATGGTTGAATTTCTAAAATTTGATCTAAAGTAAATAATGTTGTTTGCCGATACATAATTCGTAGTTTACTCCTTTCTGTGGATTATTTGGACGAATTATTTATCGGATTGGGGTAAACTATTTTTTATACCCTTTTCTAATCCTTTGATTTCAAGGGTTAGAAATTATGAAATTAACTCTGTAGATTAATATAATATAAACCTATTATATTATAATAACTATACTATATCTATTTAATGTAATACTTAAATAAATATGATAGAACAAAATAAACTATTACCCCTAT
This portion of the Petroclostridium xylanilyticum genome encodes:
- a CDS encoding transposase, which produces MYRQTTLFTLDQILEIQPLTKLQAILTFVDYSIMLEAFKIDASKRGPKGFSYSSLLNALLAMQIEQLPTVKALVKRLKTDPVLRVTCGFDAVGKTPSAATFSRFIEKLSKTNVLEKTFRRMVRRAKTLGLIDGTHVSIDASKIDAFEHAIPKSRIPENNPEFPHWGAKQDTNGNMIKWFGWKMHAVVDTTSGIPLGYIITPANIADMVMAIPLMNKLKEDYENLFKPSYYIMDTGYDTPAIYQHAILLGAQAIISINWRNT